The sequence TCATGCACAGCGTCCCGAACTTCATGCCGATGAAGCCCTCCGCCGTGCGCCGCATGCGCGCCTTGCTTGCCCCATACGACTACGACGACGTCTACGGCTTCTCCTGGGGTCGCAACATCCTCGGCGGCGGCAAGCGCGCCGTCGAAGCTTCGTTCGACAACTTCCTCGCGCAGGTGGCCGCATGAACGCTTTCCTCCACGACGCCCTCCGCGGCCAACTCCCCACGCATCTCGTCGCCAGCGACGACCTGCCCTGGGTGCCGGAAGGCGAGGGCAAATGGGCGAAGCCGCTGCGCTTCCTGGGCGACCGCGGCTTCGTCGAATTGCTGCGCATGTCCCCCGGCACCGTGATGCCGCTCCACCGCCACACCGGCGAGGTACACGTGCACCAGTTGAGCGGCCATCGCCAACTCAACACGGGCGAGATCGTCGGTCCGGGCGATTACGTGTTCGAACCGGCGGGCAACGTGGATTGGTGGAAGGTGGTGGGCGAGGAAGACATGCTTGCGTTCGCGGTCGTCATCGGCGAGGTCGAATTCATCGGTCCCGGTGGCGAGGTGCGCGCTGTCGCAAACGTCCAAACGCAACGCGCCGGCTACGAAAAGTTTTGCGCCGAGCACAACCTCCTTGTCCGCCAACTGCGCGCCTGAAGGCAAAAGCCTCGGCTGCGGAAGGCACGGCCTGTCACCCACTCGATGAGCGCGCCTGTCGGAGCGCCTACAAGCCGCATCCATGCAACCGGAGCTCCGCCCGCCTCGCCATCCATGGCGGGGCTGCAGTCGCGCTCATCGAGTGTGTGCCAGGCCTCCACCGCAAATCCTTGTCTGCGGCTTCGGTGAAAGGCTTCCAACGCAGCGCACTCGCAAATCGTGGTGGAGGACCGACACGCACTCGGTTGTCGCGACTGCAGGGCGGCCATGGATGGCCACCCGGGCGGAGCTCCGGTTGCATGGATGCGGCTTGTAGGCGCTCCGACAGGCGCGACAACCGAGGGCGGGTCGGTCCGTCCTGACCGGAGCCGAGGCTTTGCTCCGGGAGGGGAAGGGGCCTTAACCACCGCAGCGCTACAATGCGGGATTCGCCGGACCCGTATTGAGCGCCGCCAAATGAGCACCCCCGCCGCCACCGTTCCCGCCTCGACCCCCCAGACCGAGACGAGCCCGCTGCGCTTCGTCACCGCCGCCAGCCTGTTCGACGGCCACGACGCCGCCATCAACATCATGCGGCGCCTGATCCAGGGACAGGGCGCGGAAGTCATCCACCTCGGGCACAACCGCTCCGTGGAAGACGTCGTGCGCGCCGCGCTGCAGGAAGACGCCGACGCCATCGCCCTGTCGTCCTACCAGGGCGGCCATGTCGAATACTTCAAGTACATGGTGGACATGCTGCGCGAGCGCGGCGCCTCGCACATCCGCGTGTTCGGCGGTGGCGGCGGCACGATCACGCCGGAAGAAATCCGCGAGCTGCAGTCCTACGGCGTGGAGCGCATCTACCACCCGAACGACGGCATGCACATGGGCCTGGTCGCGATGATCGAAGATGTCGTGCGCCGCGCCGAAGCCGCGCGCATGCCCGTCGAGAAGCCGCACCTGGTGGACCTCTCCGACGAGATCGCCATCGGCCGCATGCTCAGCGCCATCGAAGAAAGCGCGCTCGAGGAATCCGAACTCCAGCACCTGCGCAAGCAGTGGCAGCTCGCCGGCGGCAAGACGCCGGTGGTGGGCATCACCGGCACGGGTGGCGCGGGCAAGTCGTCGGTCACCGATGAACTGCTGAATCGCTTCCTCGCCTCGTTCCCCGACATGCGCATCGCGGTGATCTCGGTCGACCCGACCCGTCGCCGCACCGGCGGCGCGCTGCTCGGCGACCGCATCCGCATGAATTCGCTGCGTTCCAAGCGCGTGTTCATGCGCTCGATGGCCACGCGCCGCCAGCACATGGCCACCAACATCGTGCTCAAGGACTGCATCGCCTTCCTCAAGTCGCTTGGCTACGACATGGTGATCGTGGAAACCGCGGGCATCGGCCAGAGCGATTCGGAGATCGTCGACCTCGTCGACTTCCCGATGTACGTGATGACCAGCGACTTCGGTGCGCCGAGCCAGCTGGAAAAGATCGACATGCTCGATTACGCCGAGCTCGTCGTGCTCAACAAGTTCGACAAGCGCGGCGCGGAAGATGCGCTGCGCGACGTGCGCAAGCAGTGGAAGCGCAACCGCGTCGCCTTCCAGACGAAGGATGAAGACGTCCCCGTCTATCCGACCATCGCCAGCCAGTTCAACGACCCCGGCATCAGCTGGATGTTCGTGAACCTGTGCCGCCTGTTGCGCGCCAAGCTGGAACTGCCGGAAGGCAAGTGGTCGCCGCACCTGGACACCACGCTGAAGGAACCGCGCGCCACCGTGCTGATCCCCGGCGCGCGCGTGCGTTACCTGGCAGAGATCGCCGAGCAGGGGCGCGGCATCAACACGCGCATCGAAGCGCAGAGCGAGATCGCCGATCGCGCGCAGAGTTATTGGCAATCGCTGCGCGACCTGGATGACGCGAAGCTGCCGAAGGCGCTCGATCTGTTTGCCGCCGACGACCTGCTGGCGAAGGACGACCGCACGCTCTCGACGCTGCGCCAGCGCTACCAGGACGCGATCCACTCGCTGGATTCGGAAGCCATCAAGCTCCTGCGCGAATGGCCCGCGCGCCTGAAGTCGATCACCGACGAGGTGAACGAATACAAGGTGCGCGACAAGACGATCCGCGTGGAGAACTACCGCGAGTCGCTGAGCCACCAGAAGATCCCGAAGATCGCGGCGCCGACGTACCGCAGCTGGGGTGAGTTGCTCACGTTCCTGCAGAAGGAAAACCTGCCGGGCGCGTATCCCTACACCGGCGGTGTGTATCCGTACCGCCGCACCGGCGAAGATCCGATCCGCATGTTCGCGGGCGAGGGCACGCCGGAGCGCACCAATCGTCGTTTCCATTATTTGAGCGTCGGCCAGCCGGCCGCGCGCCTGTCCACGGCGTTCGACTCGGTCACGCTGTACGGCGAAGACCCCGCCGTGCGCCCGGACATCTACGGCAAGATCGGCAACTCGGGCGTCAACATCGCCACACTCGACGACATGAAGAAGCTGTACTCCGGCTTCGACCTGTGCGCGCCGACCACCTCGGTGTCGATGACGATCAACGGCCCGGCGCCGATCATCCTCGCGATGTTCATGAACACCGCGATCGACCAGCAGGTCGAGAAGTACCTCCGCGCCGACCAGGCGCGTTGGGACGAAGCGCACGAGCGCATCGAAAAGATGTTCGAAGGGCGCAAGCGCCCCGAATACAGCGGCATGCTGCCCGCGACGAACGACGGCCTGGGCCTCGGCCTGCTGGGCGTCACCGGCGACCAGGTGGTCGATGCCGACACCTACGCGCGCATCAAGGCCGAAACGCTGGCCACCGTGCGCGGCACCGTGCAGGCGGACATCCTCAAGGAAGACCAGGCGCAGAACACCTGCATCTTCAGCACCGAGTTCGCCCTGCGCATGATGGGCGACATCCAGCAGTACTTCGTGGACAAGAACGTCCGCAACTTCTACTCGGTGTCGATCAGCGGTTACCACATCGCCGAAGCGGGCGCGAACCCGATCTCGCAGCTGGCCTTCACGCTGAGCAACGGCTTCACGATCGTGGAGTACTACCTCGCGCGTGGCATGAAGATCGACGACTTCGCGCCCAACCTGTCGTTCTTCTTCAGCAACGGCATGGACCCGGAGTACACCGTCATCGGCCGCGTGGCCCGCCGCATCTGGGCGCGCGCGATGCGCGAGCGCTACGGCGCCGGCGCGCGTTCGCAGATGATGAAGTACCACATCCAGACCTCCGGCCGTTCGCTGCACGCGCAGGAAATCCAGTTCAACGACATCCGCACCACGCTGCAGGCGCTGTACGCGCTGTTCGACAACTGCAACTCGCTGCATACCAACGCCTACGATGAAGCCATCACGACCCCGACGGAAGAGAGCGTGCGCCGCGCCGTCGCGATCCAGATGATCATCAACAAGGAGCTGGGGCTGAACTTCAACGAGAATCCCTGGCAGGGCAGCTTCATCGTCGACAAGCTCACCGACATCGTCGAAGAAGCCGTCTACAAGGAATTCGAGGCGATCAGCGAGCGCGGCGGCGTGCTGGGTGCGATGGACACCATGTACCAGCGCGGCAAGATCCAGGAAGAGTCGCTGTACTACGAACACAAGAAGCACGACGGCTCGCTGCCGCTGATCGGCGTGAACACCTTCCTGCCGAAGGACCACGCCGGCGACATCGTCACCGAGATCGAACTGATTCGTTCGACCGAAGGCGAGAAGGGCCAGCAGATCGACAACGTGCAGCGCTACCAGCAGCTGCGCAACGGCGAGACGGGCCTGGCCTACCTGCAGAAGACCGCGCGCGACCGCCAGAACGTCTTCACTTCGCTGATGGAAGCGGTGAAGACGCATTCACTCGGCCAGATCAGCCACGCGCTGTACGACGTGGGCGGGGAATATCGCCGCAACATGTAAGGCGGAAGCGGGGTGCAGGGCCTTGTCAGGCGCCCCGCGAAACTGAACGCCACGGGCGCCTTCACCTCGGCTTTTCGAACCGCCCGGAAGAGTGCGGGGATTCACCGCCATGGAATCCGGCCCCCGCATGGAGCTTCGCCGTACGTTCCGCCCCCCGTCGCTGGCCCGCCTTGCGGCGGCCGTTTGCGTGTTGCCCGCCGCTGCGTTGCTCGTGGGGGCGACCCCCGCGCAGAACTTCCAGACCGACCCCGACCGCCTCGTCATGGCGACCGCGCACTGGAACAACCGCGCGCAGCTGCAGAAGATCGCGGGCAACTTCCAGCATCTGATCATCGACGAGAAGGCGCGCACCGCGCGCATCGAAGCGAGCAGCGACGATCTCGCCCGCCTGCGCCGCATGGGCATCCGCGTGGAGATCGACGATGCCGCCACACAGCGCATGCGCACGGCTGAATCGGCGATGGCAAACCGCGATCCGCTGGGGCTGACGTCCTCGAAGCTCACGGCCGAGCAATCGATCCCCGGCTTCGCGTGCTACCGCACCGTCGAAGAAACCTACGCGACGATGGACCAACTCGTGGCGGCGAAACCCTCGCTCGCGAGCGTCGTCGACATCGGTCCGTCGTGGGATGCCGCCCACGCCGGTGGCCCGGCCGGATACCGCATGCGCGCGCTGCGCCTGACCAACCGCGCGACCGACGCCGCGATTCCCGACAAACCGAACATGGTCGTCCTCGCCGCCATCCATGCGCGCGAGTACACGACCGCCGAACTCGCCACGCGCTTCGCGGAATACCTGGCGAACGGTTACGGCACCGATCCGGAAGCGACCTGGCTGCTCGACAACTTCCGCTTCCACTTCATCCTCCAGGGCAATCCGGACGGCCGCAAGAAAGCCGAATCCGGCTTGTCGTGGCGCAAGAACACGGACAACGACGACGGCACCTGTCCTGCCAATGCGTATGGCGTGGATCTCAATCGCAACTTCAGCTGGCAGTTCGGCGGCGTGGCCGATGGCTCCAGCGGCGACCCGTGCAACGTGGAGTACCGCGGAACGGGGGCGGTATCGGAGGAAGAAACGCAGAACATTCTGCGCTACGTCATCGGCACAGCGGGCGCGGGCGGGACGTTCAGCGGCGGCGTGTTCCCGGATCGCCGCACCGACACGGGCATGGCGCCGAGTGATTACCGCGGCATCTTCCTGGACATCCACAGCTTCTCGCAGTTGGTGTTGTGGCCGTGGGCCTACACCGCGACGGATGCGCCGAACGCGCCCGCGCTGCAAACGCTCGGCCGTCGCCTGGCGTACTTCAACAACTATCGCCCCGTGCAGTGGAACGGCCTGTACCTGGCGGACGGCACCAACACCGACACCGTGTACGGCAGCACCGGCGCGCCGAGTTACACCATCGAGTTGGGGCAGCAGTTCTTCGAAGACTGCGCGACGTTCACGTCCTCCACGTACCCGCAGAACTTCAACGCGCTGAAGTACGCCGCGCGCAACCTGCATGATCCCTACCTGTCGCCGAGCGGCCCGGACACGACCTCGATCGCCGCATCGGCGACGTCGATCATGCGCGGGCAGGGCTTCGCGGTGTCGGCCTACGTGGACGACAGCCATTACAACCAGAGCAACGGTGCGGAACCGGTGCAGTCGATCACCAGCGCGACGGCGTCGCTCGACCACGCGCCGTGGGATGCCGGCACCAACTTCGCGATGACCGCCTCCGACGGCGCCTTCAACAGCAGCCGCGAACTCGTCACCGTGAACATCAACACCACCAACCTCGCGTACGGCCGCCACGTGGTGTACGTCCGCGGTGTCGACGCCTCCGGCCGCCCCGGCACGCCGAGCGCGGTGTATTTCAATGTGCGGCCCTTCAGCGCGAACCACGATTACGACGGCGACCTGCGTTCGGACATCGCCTGGCGCGATGGCGCCTCGGGGTCCAACGTGATCTGGCGTTCGGCGAACAACGCCGCGCAAACCCCGATGACCACCGTGCCGGGCAACACCTGGCGCGTGGTGGCGCAGGGCGACTTCGACGGCGACGCCAAGGGCGATGTGTTCTGGCGCAACGCCAGCACGGGCGCCAACGTGATCTGGCGCTCGGGCAACAGCGCGACCACGCAAGCGGTGGCGGCGGTGACGAGCCAGGCGTGGCGCGTGGTGGGTGCCGGCGACTTCGATGGCGACGGCCGCGCGGATCTGTTCTGGCGCAACGTCAACTCGGGCGCCAACGTGATCTGGCGCTCTGGCAATGCCAACGCCACGACAGCGGCCAGCGCGGTCACCGACCTCAACTGGCAGGTCGTGGGCGTGGGCGATTTCAACGGCGACGGCCGCAGCGATGTGTTGTGGCGCAACGTGTCCACCGGCGCCAACACGATCTGGCGCTCGGGCAATGCGGCCACGACCCAGGCGGTGGTCGGCGTGACGGGCAACGCGTGGAAGGTCGTCGGCGTCGGCGACTTCGACAACAACGGCACCGCCGACATCTTCTGGCGCAACGGCAGCACGGGCGCGAACACCGTCTGGCGCGCAGGCAACAACACGACGCAGATCAACGTGTCCGCGGCCGCGCTCGCCTGGCGCGTGGCCGCGATTGGCGACTTCGATGCCGATGGTTACGCCGACGTCCTGTGGCGCAACGTGCAGACCGGCGCGAACGGGATCTGGCGACGCGCCAACAGTTCGCTGCCGATGGGCGTGGGGACGGTGAGCAGCCAGTCCTGGCAGATCGTGCCCTACGAAAACCAACCCTAGGGCTGGTCGCCGAACAGCCAGTCCAGCGCGTGCTGGCGCTCGAAGAAGGAGCGGAACTTGTAGCCCTTCTTCTTCGAGAACTCGACCATCTCCGCATCGTGGTCGGAGGGCGCGCCAAGGAAGGCGATGCGCGCGCCGCGGGTGAACGTCGCACGCTCCAGCGCAGCACGGAAACGCTTTTCGTCGGCGGCGCTGCCTGCATATTCCGCAGGGTAGGCCGCAGTGAAATCGATCAGCACCTTCTTCACCCAACAATCCTTCAGGCGGAACTGGGTTTCCTCGATGGCGCGGGCGCGCTGCGCGAACGTCAATGCGCCGACGTAGCGAATTTCGAAGAGATCGGCGTCCGGGGACAGTCGCAGGTTGGTGGGCATGACGCGCGATTTTAGCGCGGCGAACGTCCACACCTCTGCGTATGTTGTGTTACACGGCAGCGCTGCGCCCGATGAGCTGGAGCGCTTCTTCGATGCGCGGCGTCATCGGATGCCCCCCATTGATGCGCACGCAATGCGCGAATCCGCCCGAGGGCGAGAACATCGGGCCCGGCGCCAGGCTGATGCCCGCGTCCATGGCCTTGCGCCCGAGCGCCATCGCATCGGCGCCTTGTGGGAGTTCCACCCACAGGAAGTAACCGCCACCAGGCCGGCTCACGCGCGTTCCGCCGGGGAAGGCCAGCCCGATCGCTTCGGCATAGCGATCGCGCTGCGTGCGCATCGTGGCCCGCAACGCACGCAGGTGCCGCTCGTAGCCACCGCGCGCGAGGTAACGCGCCAGCGCCATCTGCACCGGCACCGCCGTGGCGAGCGACGCCGCCAGCTTCTGCTGCGCGACCGCGCGCGTGAAGCGCCCCGCCGACACCCAGCCCACGCGATACCCGGGCGCGAGCGTCTTGGAGAACGAACTGCAATGCAGCACCCAGCCTTCGGTGTCGAAGGCCTTGGTCGCCGCCGGTCGCCGATCGCCGAAGTACAGCTCGCCGTACACATCGTCTTCGATCAGCGGAAGCCGATGGCGCGTGACGAGTTCGACCAGCGCGCGCTTCTTGCCTTCGTCCATCGAACTGCCCAAGGGATTCTGGAAGTTCGTCATCACCCACGCGGCGCTGGGTTTGTGGCGTTGGATCGCCGCCTCCATCGCATCGAGATCGATGCCGGTGCGTGGATCGGTCGCCACCTCCACCGCGCGCAGACCGAAGCGCTCCAGCGCCTGCAGGCATGCGTAGAAGCACGGCGACTCCACGATCACCGCATCGCCCGGCTTGCACGTCGCCGCGAGCGACAGGTTCAAGGCCTCCATCGCGCCGTTGGTCACGATGATGTCGTCCGGATCCGCACGCACGCCATCGAGCAGGTAGCGCAGCGCGATCTGGCGTCGCAGCTCCAGGTGCCCCGGCGTGAGGCTCTCCACCGTGCTCCAGGGATCCATGCGCGTCGCACTCGCCGCCAATGCACGGCCGAGACGCTGCAACGGAAACAGGAAGGGACTCGGGAACGCCGATCCCAGTGGCACCACCTCGTGCGATGCCGCCGCCTGCAGGATCCCGTAGATCATGTCGGCGACCTGCACGGTGCGCGGTTCGCCGTCCGGGGCAGGGTGGGGCAGCGGCTCGGCGGGCATCGCGCGGGCCGGCCGTGCCACGTAGTAACCCGAACGCGGCCGCGACTCGATCAACCCCCGCGCCTCCAGCAACGCATACGCCTCGAACACCGTCGCCGGGCTCGCCTTGCGGCTCGCGCGCAAAGCCCGCACCGACGGCAGCTTGTCGCCGGGTTTCAGCGTTCCACTTTCGATCGACGCCGCCACATCCGCGGCCAGGGCTTCGTAGCGCTTCACACGGGTCCTTCGGCCATCTGATCCGGTCATTCTCCGCCCGAACTGTGCCTGCCGCGAAGGCCCCGGGCTGCCTAAGCTGCCGCCATGCATCCGGAAGTCCAACGCAACCTCGCGCTGATCCTGTTCCTCCCCTGGTACCTGATCCTCGGCGCGCTCTACTGGATCTACCCCCGCACCCCGCGCACGCCCAGGCGCCGCGCGTTCGACGCAGCGGCGCTCGCACTGTCGGTCCTCGCGTCCGCGCTCGGCATGTACTGGAGCATGTTCAACGCCAGCCTGCAGTACGGCCACATGTGGCAGCAGGTGCTCGCAACGTCTGTCTGTTACGGCATGTTCCTCGCCGTCATGACCCTGGCATGGATCGCGCGCCACGCCTGGTTCACCGGTCCCCGCGCGCGCAAGGCACTCGTGCAATGAAGACCCTGATCATCGTCGGCTTCCTCGGGCTGATCCTCTACAACCTGGGCGCAGGCCTGTATTACATGCTGGTCGACGAATCGACGAGCAAGCGGACGGTCAATGCGTTGACCAAGCGCATCACGCTGTCGGTGGTGTTGATCCTCGGTGTCGCGCTCGCGGCGTATACGGGGCTGATCCAGTTCCACGGCATCAATCCGGGCTGAGGTTTCATACGGCCGCTACCCACGTTCACGGGGTGCATCGCGCCGTGCATTGACACTCCGCCTCCTTCTTGATTCATTGCATCCCGAAGCAGGGATGAAGTGGCATGCGCAAGGGAGCGTCACGGTCGCGGTTCGCGCGGTCGTGGGTCATCGTGGTGTTGTCCGCGATCGTGGCGATCGGTGCCTGGCACCTGCCACGCGGCGTGCGTGCGTCCAGCCAGGACGCCGCGCCCGCCGCGCACGTCGTCCACTTCGCCGCCGACCAGGACTATCCGCCCTTCAGCCGCCGCGACGCCGACGGCAATGCCACCGGCTACGACGTCGAACTCTTCCGCGCGGTCGCCGAGCACGCGCACCTGCAGCCCGACATTCAGTTGCGCAACTGGACGGAGGCCGTCGACGACGTGAAGCAAGGCAGGGCGGACGTCGTGCCCATGCTCGTCACCGAACAGCGCCGCCGCCAGACGCTTTTCAGCGAGCCTTATCTCCACTTCTACCACCTCGTCTTCGGCGCGCGCGGCGGGCGTTACATCGCCACCCTCGACGAACTCGACGGCAAGCGCGTGGCCGTGCAACGCGCCGGCCTGGCCTGGGACGAACTGCGCCACCGCCCCGGCGTGCGCCTGGTGGAAGTGGACAACGAACCGAAGGCGTTGCTCGCCGTCGCCGAACACCGCGCCGACTACGCCTTGGTCCCGAGCTACATCGGCTACGAAGCGCTGCGCCGCTACCGCATCGGCGACATCGTGGCCCTGAGCCCCGCGTTCTTCGACACCGAGTACGCCTTCGCGATCAACCCGCAGCGGCCCGATCTCGTTGCGACCATCAACCAGGGCCTGCGCGAAGCGACCAGCAGCGGCGAAGCCGGCCGCCTGTACGTCCAGTGGCTCGCCAACCTCACGCCGCCGGAGGAGACCTTCCGCGCGGGGATGCTGCGCGCCGCCTGGGTGATCGTGCCCTTGCTCGCGCTGGCGGTGATCCTGCTCGTGGCGGGCAATCGCGCGCGCAACCGTGCAGGCAGCGCCGAACGCCGCGCCAAGCACCTGCAACGCCACGACCCGGTGACGCAACTGCCCAACCGCGCGAGCTTCCGCCGCACGCTGGCGGACCTGATCGCCACGCACAAACCCTTTGCCGTG comes from Lysobacter sp. KIS68-7 and encodes:
- a CDS encoding twin transmembrane helix small protein; this translates as MKTLIIVGFLGLILYNLGAGLYYMLVDESTSKRTVNALTKRITLSVVLILGVALAAYTGLIQFHGINPG
- a CDS encoding M14 family zinc carboxypeptidase, which translates into the protein MESGPRMELRRTFRPPSLARLAAAVCVLPAAALLVGATPAQNFQTDPDRLVMATAHWNNRAQLQKIAGNFQHLIIDEKARTARIEASSDDLARLRRMGIRVEIDDAATQRMRTAESAMANRDPLGLTSSKLTAEQSIPGFACYRTVEETYATMDQLVAAKPSLASVVDIGPSWDAAHAGGPAGYRMRALRLTNRATDAAIPDKPNMVVLAAIHAREYTTAELATRFAEYLANGYGTDPEATWLLDNFRFHFILQGNPDGRKKAESGLSWRKNTDNDDGTCPANAYGVDLNRNFSWQFGGVADGSSGDPCNVEYRGTGAVSEEETQNILRYVIGTAGAGGTFSGGVFPDRRTDTGMAPSDYRGIFLDIHSFSQLVLWPWAYTATDAPNAPALQTLGRRLAYFNNYRPVQWNGLYLADGTNTDTVYGSTGAPSYTIELGQQFFEDCATFTSSTYPQNFNALKYAARNLHDPYLSPSGPDTTSIAASATSIMRGQGFAVSAYVDDSHYNQSNGAEPVQSITSATASLDHAPWDAGTNFAMTASDGAFNSSRELVTVNINTTNLAYGRHVVYVRGVDASGRPGTPSAVYFNVRPFSANHDYDGDLRSDIAWRDGASGSNVIWRSANNAAQTPMTTVPGNTWRVVAQGDFDGDAKGDVFWRNASTGANVIWRSGNSATTQAVAAVTSQAWRVVGAGDFDGDGRADLFWRNVNSGANVIWRSGNANATTAASAVTDLNWQVVGVGDFNGDGRSDVLWRNVSTGANTIWRSGNAATTQAVVGVTGNAWKVVGVGDFDNNGTADIFWRNGSTGANTVWRAGNNTTQINVSAAALAWRVAAIGDFDADGYADVLWRNVQTGANGIWRRANSSLPMGVGTVSSQSWQIVPYENQP
- a CDS encoding cupin domain-containing protein encodes the protein MNAFLHDALRGQLPTHLVASDDLPWVPEGEGKWAKPLRFLGDRGFVELLRMSPGTVMPLHRHTGEVHVHQLSGHRQLNTGEIVGPGDYVFEPAGNVDWWKVVGEEDMLAFAVVIGEVEFIGPGGEVRAVANVQTQRAGYEKFCAEHNLLVRQLRA
- a CDS encoding PLP-dependent aminotransferase family protein, which codes for MKRYEALAADVAASIESGTLKPGDKLPSVRALRASRKASPATVFEAYALLEARGLIESRPRSGYYVARPARAMPAEPLPHPAPDGEPRTVQVADMIYGILQAAASHEVVPLGSAFPSPFLFPLQRLGRALAASATRMDPWSTVESLTPGHLELRRQIALRYLLDGVRADPDDIIVTNGAMEALNLSLAATCKPGDAVIVESPCFYACLQALERFGLRAVEVATDPRTGIDLDAMEAAIQRHKPSAAWVMTNFQNPLGSSMDEGKKRALVELVTRHRLPLIEDDVYGELYFGDRRPAATKAFDTEGWVLHCSSFSKTLAPGYRVGWVSAGRFTRAVAQQKLAASLATAVPVQMALARYLARGGYERHLRALRATMRTQRDRYAEAIGLAFPGGTRVSRPGGGYFLWVELPQGADAMALGRKAMDAGISLAPGPMFSPSGGFAHCVRINGGHPMTPRIEEALQLIGRSAAV
- a CDS encoding methylmalonyl-CoA mutase family protein, with translation MSTPAATVPASTPQTETSPLRFVTAASLFDGHDAAINIMRRLIQGQGAEVIHLGHNRSVEDVVRAALQEDADAIALSSYQGGHVEYFKYMVDMLRERGASHIRVFGGGGGTITPEEIRELQSYGVERIYHPNDGMHMGLVAMIEDVVRRAEAARMPVEKPHLVDLSDEIAIGRMLSAIEESALEESELQHLRKQWQLAGGKTPVVGITGTGGAGKSSVTDELLNRFLASFPDMRIAVISVDPTRRRTGGALLGDRIRMNSLRSKRVFMRSMATRRQHMATNIVLKDCIAFLKSLGYDMVIVETAGIGQSDSEIVDLVDFPMYVMTSDFGAPSQLEKIDMLDYAELVVLNKFDKRGAEDALRDVRKQWKRNRVAFQTKDEDVPVYPTIASQFNDPGISWMFVNLCRLLRAKLELPEGKWSPHLDTTLKEPRATVLIPGARVRYLAEIAEQGRGINTRIEAQSEIADRAQSYWQSLRDLDDAKLPKALDLFAADDLLAKDDRTLSTLRQRYQDAIHSLDSEAIKLLREWPARLKSITDEVNEYKVRDKTIRVENYRESLSHQKIPKIAAPTYRSWGELLTFLQKENLPGAYPYTGGVYPYRRTGEDPIRMFAGEGTPERTNRRFHYLSVGQPAARLSTAFDSVTLYGEDPAVRPDIYGKIGNSGVNIATLDDMKKLYSGFDLCAPTTSVSMTINGPAPIILAMFMNTAIDQQVEKYLRADQARWDEAHERIEKMFEGRKRPEYSGMLPATNDGLGLGLLGVTGDQVVDADTYARIKAETLATVRGTVQADILKEDQAQNTCIFSTEFALRMMGDIQQYFVDKNVRNFYSVSISGYHIAEAGANPISQLAFTLSNGFTIVEYYLARGMKIDDFAPNLSFFFSNGMDPEYTVIGRVARRIWARAMRERYGAGARSQMMKYHIQTSGRSLHAQEIQFNDIRTTLQALYALFDNCNSLHTNAYDEAITTPTEESVRRAVAIQMIINKELGLNFNENPWQGSFIVDKLTDIVEEAVYKEFEAISERGGVLGAMDTMYQRGKIQEESLYYEHKKHDGSLPLIGVNTFLPKDHAGDIVTEIELIRSTEGEKGQQIDNVQRYQQLRNGETGLAYLQKTARDRQNVFTSLMEAVKTHSLGQISHALYDVGGEYRRNM